The segment AGTCAGAGTGACGGGCCAGGACGTGGCGCGCGCCGTCTTATTCTTCGCCACCCGCCAGACCCCCACCACCGGCGCCACCCTGCCCGTCGACGGCGGCCTCCCCGACGCCACCCCAAGATAGGCTGGCCGCGTACCCGCCAACTGGCATTATGATAATATTTTGAAGGCATTGCGGGCGTGTAGCTCAGGTGGATAGAGCATCGGATTTCTAATCCGAGGGTCGGGGGTTCGAATCCCTCCACGCCTGCCATGTTTTCAATAACTTAGCTCATCGCCAATCTCCTCTCGGCTACCTTTGGCTACCTTTCCGGCTACTTTAAGCGAAGCCGTGTTCTCCTCCGTCTGGACCCGAGCCTGTGCTGACTTGAGTTTTTCCCACACGGCTTGTGCCGCCTTTCGTTGGGTCGCGTCCGCGCTATGTGAGTAGATCATGTTCACACGGTCGCTGACATGCCCCATCCGATCCATTCGTGTTTTCACGTCCACACCCTCATCGAGCATGATGCTGTTGTTCAGGTGCCGAAATGCGTGCCAGTGAATCGAGGGAATCCCAAGCTTCTCAGCAATAGGTTTGACGTATTTGTCCATAAACCAGCCCATTGCCATCGGACGACCCCGCCTGCCGGGAAGCACCCAGTCTTGTGGCTGAGCGTCTGGAAAGTTCTCCTCCTTATACCTACGCAGGATTTCCATCTGCTCAGCCGTCAACAGGATTTTCCGGTACCCTTTCTTGGTTTTGGGCAGACTGCTCTGTCCTTCCCACACAGATTCCCGAATGAGAATGGCGTCGTGCTCCCAGTAAATCGATGACCACCGGAGTCCGCGCAACTCACCCCGGCGGTCTCCCATCCAGAGCACAAGCCGCCAGCCCATTTTGTGAACGGGTTTGCTAAGTTTCTCTAGGATGGCCACGACCTGCTCTGGGCTGGGCATGAAATAGTCCTGTTCAGGTTGCTCGGGCGGCAGTTTGATAAATCGGGCAGGGTTGAGCGTCAAACCGGCTCCAAGGCGAATGGCCGAGGTGAACACGGTCGACAGATACGCCCGATACTTTGCAGCTGTGTTATGGTTTTGGGTCATGCTGTCGAGGTGCAACTGGAGTTCGGCAGTTCCCATGCTGCTCAGAAGCCTCCCTCCGAATCGCCCTAGCCAGACGTTCTTCATGACCGATTTCATGTCCCGCCGGGTACTTGCGCGTTTGGTCTTCAACTCAGTCCTCAATTCGTCCTTTTCAGCATCGTAGAAGAAGCGTTTCCAGAAACACGTCGGCGTATCCGAGGTGCCGGCTACTTCCCGGCTTTGATTCTTTTTTCTCATGAATTCTCGCATCCGTTTCCGGGCTTCGCTTTTGGTCAGATCGCTTACCCGGCCTAACACGTGCGAGGGCCGGTGTTTTCCTTCCGTCCACTGAACGCACCAGCTCCCGTTTTTGATACGGAGACTGCCACTTCGATCTCGGCGTCGAGCCATCTTTATTCCTCCTCGAACCGCCGAGTCCAACGCCGCCACTTTATTCTCTTCCCCGACTTGGCGCAAGATGTTGTCAGCGACGCTGGGGTCAAAACGAATGTCGCCGGAGGGTAATCGCTTGTGCGGGATATATTCAGGGTGGCTTGGCTTTAACCGCCGATAGATGTAACTTTCCGATACATTCAACCTGGCTCTGAGCTGCTGAACCGTAAGATACTGACCTTCGACTTCGGGCATTGCGGTAAACCTTTCCAGCGGTCGCGGGGACCGCGCATGGGGTTTACCGGTC is part of the Acidobacteriota bacterium genome and harbors:
- a CDS encoding site-specific integrase; amino-acid sequence: MPEVEGQYLTVQQLRARLNVSESYIYRRLKPSHPEYIPHKRLPSGDIRFDPSVADNILRQVGEENKVAALDSAVRGGIKMARRRDRSGSLRIKNGSWCVQWTEGKHRPSHVLGRVSDLTKSEARKRMREFMRKKNQSREVAGTSDTPTCFWKRFFYDAEKDELRTELKTKRASTRRDMKSVMKNVWLGRFGGRLLSSMGTAELQLHLDSMTQNHNTAAKYRAYLSTVFTSAIRLGAGLTLNPARFIKLPPEQPEQDYFMPSPEQVVAILEKLSKPVHKMGWRLVLWMGDRRGELRGLRWSSIYWEHDAILIRESVWEGQSSLPKTKKGYRKILLTAEQMEILRRYKEENFPDAQPQDWVLPGRRGRPMAMGWFMDKYVKPIAEKLGIPSIHWHAFRHLNNSIMLDEGVDVKTRMDRMGHVSDRVNMIYSHSADATQRKAAQAVWEKLKSAQARVQTEENTASLKVAGKVAKGSREEIGDELSY